From Lepus europaeus isolate LE1 chromosome 3, mLepTim1.pri, whole genome shotgun sequence, a single genomic window includes:
- the LOC133756638 gene encoding ret finger protein-like 4A: MAEYFKEACRCPICSGHLQKPMYLKCGYTCCLCCTGSLQREPDGEGLLCPGCSVVSREQDIKPAFQLRDLVDAVKELEPHLSAVLSMNPRMLKFQVDVTLDEDTAHKCLVISEDRKTVHCGLSPQTWRECPERYNYMLCVLGSPGFSSGRHYWEVDVGSSKEWNVGVCRELAKCKGLVLLASDQATGPWL, from the coding sequence ATGGCTGAATACTTTAAAGAGGCATGCAGATGTCCTATCTGCTCCGGTCACCTCCAAAAACCCATGTATCTGAAGTGTGGTTACACCTGCTGCCTGTGCTGCACCGGCTCCCTGCAGAGGGAGCCCGACGGGGAGGGCCTCCTGTGCCCCGGCTGCTCTGTGGTCTCTCGGGAGCAGGACATCAAGCCTGCGTTCCAGCTGAGGGATCTGGTGGATGCTGTCAAGGAGCTGGAGCCCCATCTGAGTGCCGTTCTGTCCATGAACCCCAGGATGCTCAAGTTCCAAGTGGATGTGACCTTGGACGAGGACACGGCCCACAAATGCCTGGTCATCTCTGAGGACCGGAAGACCGTCCACTGTGGGCTTTCCCCACAGACTTGGAGGGAGTGTCCCGAGAGATATAACTACATGTTGTGCGTCCTGGGCTCCCCGGGGTTCAGTTCTGGACGCCATTACTGGGAGGTGGACGTGGGCAGCAGCAAAGAATGGAACGTGGGGGTCTGCAGAGAGTTGGCTAAGTGCAAGGGGCTGGTCCTGCTGGCCTCGGACCAGGCTACTGGACCGTGGCTTTGA